In Candidatus Methylomirabilis limnetica, the following proteins share a genomic window:
- a CDS encoding menaquinone biosynthesis decarboxylase: MAYEDLRAFIAALEQRGLLKRIKTQVDPILEITEITDRVSKRFGPALLFERVKDSSMPVLINAFGSEEQMCLALQRASLDDLASELDSVTEIKPPEGFFEKLRMLPKLAEMARYLPKRVKDGPCKEVRITKEPSFDPLPTLKCWPLDGGRFVTMPLVFTKDPETGTRNCGMYRMQIFDERTAGMHWHIHHGGARHYEKNRRLGRRTEVAVALGPDPATTLSAVIPAPDGIDEMLIAGFLRKRSVELVQCETVDLEVPANAEIVLEGYVEPDELRLEGPFGDHTGFYSLADHYPVFHLTAVTHRRDPIYQTTIVGRPPMEDCHMGTAVERMSLPLLRKQLPEIVDFHMPFAGVFHNLVIVSIDKAYPGHARKIMHAIWGLGQAMFSKVIVVVDKDVNVRDPAEVTWKVLNHIDPERDIEFVMGPVETLDHASRLPRYGSKMGIDGTRKWKEEGFTREWPEEQVMDRETKALVDQRWKEYGLG; the protein is encoded by the coding sequence ATGGCATACGAGGATCTGCGGGCCTTTATCGCGGCGCTGGAGCAGCGGGGACTGCTGAAGCGGATCAAGACCCAGGTCGATCCGATTCTCGAGATTACCGAAATCACTGATCGAGTCAGCAAGCGGTTCGGACCGGCCCTGCTCTTCGAACGGGTCAAGGATTCATCGATGCCGGTCCTGATCAACGCCTTCGGCTCCGAGGAGCAGATGTGCCTGGCGTTGCAGCGCGCCTCGCTGGACGATCTGGCCAGTGAGCTGGACAGCGTCACCGAGATCAAGCCCCCGGAAGGGTTCTTTGAGAAGCTCCGGATGTTGCCCAAGCTCGCGGAGATGGCCCGCTACCTGCCCAAACGGGTGAAGGATGGCCCGTGCAAGGAGGTACGCATCACGAAAGAGCCCTCATTCGACCCGTTGCCGACCCTCAAGTGCTGGCCGCTGGATGGCGGCCGATTCGTGACAATGCCCTTGGTCTTCACCAAAGATCCCGAAACCGGCACGCGCAATTGCGGCATGTATCGAATGCAGATCTTCGACGAACGGACCGCAGGCATGCACTGGCACATCCATCACGGCGGGGCCAGACACTACGAGAAAAACCGGCGGCTGGGTCGCCGTACCGAGGTCGCCGTTGCCCTGGGGCCTGATCCGGCCACCACCCTGTCGGCAGTCATACCGGCGCCCGACGGGATTGATGAGATGCTCATCGCCGGCTTTCTGCGGAAGCGGTCCGTCGAGCTTGTTCAGTGCGAGACCGTCGATCTGGAGGTTCCCGCCAACGCCGAGATTGTGCTGGAAGGGTACGTCGAACCGGATGAGCTGCGCCTGGAGGGGCCATTCGGCGACCACACCGGCTTTTACTCCCTTGCTGACCACTATCCCGTCTTTCACCTGACGGCCGTCACCCACCGCCGGGATCCGATTTATCAGACCACCATCGTCGGCCGCCCACCCATGGAAGACTGTCACATGGGGACTGCCGTGGAACGGATGTCCCTCCCCCTCCTGAGAAAACAGTTACCGGAAATCGTGGACTTTCACATGCCGTTCGCCGGGGTCTTTCATAACCTCGTCATCGTCAGTATCGATAAAGCCTACCCGGGCCACGCGCGCAAGATCATGCACGCGATCTGGGGCCTCGGCCAGGCGATGTTTTCGAAGGTGATCGTCGTCGTGGACAAGGATGTGAACGTCCGCGATCCGGCCGAAGTGACCTGGAAGGTCCTGAACCATATCGACCCGGAGCGCGATATCGAGTTTGTCATGGGCCCGGTCGAAACCCTGGATCACGCCAGTCGGCTGCCCCGGTATGGCTCAAAGATGGGGATCGACGGAACACGCAAGTGGAAAGAGGAGGGATTCACGCGCGAGTGGCCGGAGGAACAGGTCATGGATCGCGAGACCAAGGCCCTCGTAGACCAACGATGGAAAGAGTATGGGTTGGGTTGA
- a CDS encoding NADH-quinone oxidoreductase subunit N, translating to MELVLPQIDWAPFAPLIPVAIGGLTTLVTDLFLPPGRKYLIAILSLMAIAASILISIGLWGPILGSDLEMVRYGIHDAVVLDRFSLFFYLVLGLVSMLTILLSMGHLDTAAADQGEYYSLVLFSTLGMMLMAAGGDLIVIFLGLETFSLALYTLAGFWRTDLRSNESALKYLLLGAFASAFFLYGIALIYGATGTTMLRQIAAFLADGHPPAPLFMIGGGLLLVGFGFKIASVPFHMWAPDVYEGAPTSVTAFMIAGTKAAAFAAFLRVFLLALPALHVQWSMAIWVLAVLTMTVGNLVALVQDNIKRMLAYSSIAHAGYLLVALVAGGSSGVASILFYLVAYALMNLGAFAVIIALQGNEQERLLLTDYAGLGWQRPVLAACMAIFMFSLAGIPPTAGFMGKLYIFSAALEGHYLGLAVIGVLNSVISVYFYLRVIVIMYMSEAASPRPLVPASVAAVLAVVMSVLGTLHLGLFPAGLLDLARQSIAAVAG from the coding sequence ATGGAGCTTGTACTGCCTCAGATTGACTGGGCTCCCTTTGCGCCGCTCATACCGGTGGCCATTGGCGGTCTCACAACGTTGGTGACAGATCTCTTTCTGCCGCCGGGACGGAAATATCTCATCGCCATCCTAAGCCTGATGGCGATCGCTGCATCGATCCTTATCTCGATCGGCTTATGGGGGCCCATCCTCGGCTCAGATCTGGAAATGGTTCGCTACGGGATTCATGACGCGGTCGTGTTGGACCGATTTTCGCTCTTCTTTTATCTTGTGCTTGGCCTGGTCTCGATGCTCACCATCCTGCTGTCGATGGGCCACCTTGACACAGCAGCCGCTGACCAGGGAGAGTATTACAGCCTGGTGCTCTTCTCGACGTTGGGGATGATGCTGATGGCTGCAGGCGGGGATTTGATCGTAATTTTTCTGGGGCTGGAAACCTTCTCGCTCGCCCTGTACACGCTCGCTGGATTTTGGAGGACAGATCTTCGCTCCAACGAGTCGGCGCTGAAGTACCTCCTGCTTGGCGCCTTTGCCAGCGCCTTTTTCCTCTATGGTATTGCCCTGATCTATGGGGCGACCGGCACGACCATGCTTCGGCAGATTGCGGCCTTTCTTGCCGATGGGCATCCTCCCGCACCCCTGTTCATGATCGGAGGAGGATTGCTTCTGGTTGGGTTCGGCTTCAAGATCGCCTCCGTCCCGTTCCATATGTGGGCCCCTGACGTGTATGAGGGGGCGCCCACCTCGGTCACAGCGTTCATGATCGCCGGGACCAAGGCTGCGGCTTTTGCCGCCTTCCTGCGGGTATTTCTTCTGGCTTTGCCTGCCCTTCACGTGCAGTGGTCGATGGCGATATGGGTTCTAGCGGTCCTCACCATGACCGTGGGGAATCTGGTTGCCCTGGTCCAAGACAACATCAAGCGGATGCTCGCCTATAGCTCGATCGCGCATGCCGGGTATCTGTTGGTAGCGTTGGTCGCTGGCGGATCATCCGGGGTCGCCAGCATCCTCTTCTACCTTGTCGCCTATGCCCTCATGAACCTTGGCGCCTTCGCCGTCATCATCGCGTTGCAAGGTAATGAGCAAGAGCGGCTCTTGCTCACCGACTACGCCGGTCTTGGTTGGCAGCGGCCGGTCCTGGCCGCCTGCATGGCTATCTTTATGTTCTCGCTAGCCGGGATCCCTCCCACAGCCGGTTTCATGGGCAAGCTGTACATCTTCAGCGCCGCCCTTGAAGGCCACTATCTTGGCCTGGCGGTGATCGGTGTTCTGAACAGCGTGATCTCGGTCTACTTTTATCTCCGCGTCATCGTCATCATGTACATGAGTGAGGCAGCGTCCCCGCGGCCGCTCGTTCCGGCATCCGTAGCGGCCGTCCTGGCCGTAGTAATGTCCGTACTGGGGACCCTTCACCTTGGCCTGTTCCCGGCAGGGTTGCTGGATCTGGCCCGGCAGTCGATCGCAGCCGTCGCAGGATGA
- the nuoH gene encoding NADH-quinone oxidoreductase subunit NuoH has protein sequence MPEGTFLVLMVAKIAVVFGLMLLSVAYMTWLERKILSDIQVRLGPMRVGPHGLLQPIADGLKLLFKEEIVPQAADRTLYLLAPVLALVPAFISFAVIPFGDRIRLFGQSIDLVIADVNIGLLYVFGVASLGIYGIVLGGWASNNKYALLGGLRASAQMISYELSLSLSVVGVVMLSQSLSLVQIVDAQARVWFIVLQPIGFIIFLICAVAEINRAPFDLPEAETELVAGFHVEYSSMKFAMYFMAEYANMITVSAMATTLFLGGWRGPWLPPVVWFLIKLYLFIFLFIWLRGTLPRFRYDQLMRFGWKVLLPIALVNIMVTAVFVALR, from the coding sequence ATGCCAGAGGGCACCTTCCTCGTCCTCATGGTAGCGAAGATCGCCGTGGTCTTCGGTCTGATGTTGCTAAGTGTCGCCTACATGACCTGGCTGGAGCGCAAGATCCTCAGCGATATCCAGGTCCGACTCGGTCCGATGCGGGTCGGCCCCCACGGCCTGCTACAGCCGATCGCCGACGGGCTCAAGCTCTTGTTCAAGGAGGAGATCGTTCCCCAGGCCGCTGACCGGACACTCTACCTCCTGGCTCCCGTGCTTGCGCTGGTCCCTGCCTTCATCTCCTTTGCCGTAATCCCTTTCGGAGACCGGATCCGACTCTTCGGGCAGAGCATCGACCTGGTCATCGCTGACGTCAATATCGGGCTGCTGTATGTGTTCGGTGTCGCCTCTCTCGGGATCTATGGGATCGTCCTGGGAGGGTGGGCCTCGAACAACAAGTACGCGCTGCTTGGGGGGCTGCGTGCCTCGGCCCAGATGATCAGCTATGAACTCTCCCTGAGTCTGTCGGTGGTGGGCGTGGTGATGCTGTCGCAATCGCTGAGCCTGGTGCAGATTGTGGATGCCCAGGCCAGGGTGTGGTTTATCGTCCTTCAGCCGATCGGTTTTATCATCTTCCTGATCTGTGCTGTCGCCGAGATCAATCGCGCTCCTTTCGATCTCCCGGAGGCCGAGACGGAACTGGTGGCCGGTTTTCACGTCGAGTACAGCTCAATGAAGTTCGCCATGTACTTTATGGCTGAGTATGCCAACATGATCACCGTATCGGCCATGGCGACAACGCTGTTCCTGGGCGGGTGGAGGGGGCCGTGGTTGCCACCGGTGGTCTGGTTTCTCATTAAGCTCTATCTGTTTATTTTCCTCTTCATCTGGCTTCGAGGTACGCTGCCGCGCTTTAGATACGACCAACTGATGCGATTTGGGTGGAAGGTTCTGCTGCCCATTGCGCTGGTCAATATTATGGTCACGGCTGTGTTTGTTGCGTTGAGGTAA
- a CDS encoding TlpA family protein disulfide reductase, with product MNNPLRRAMYAALLIGTLLVAQAAHAAPVPDFTLPLLDGKSIALKDFRGKPVLINFFHSTUSHCQREAPVLAKIYQQYKGKGLVMLGVNVAWDNEASARKFVEEYKVPYPVGRDSTGDIGRRYQIEGTPTTIMVNKDGSLYGRSVGAMTEEEFQKSIDVLLNQKGK from the coding sequence ATGAACAATCCCCTACGACGAGCAATGTACGCAGCCCTCTTGATTGGCACACTATTAGTTGCCCAGGCGGCCCACGCTGCGCCTGTCCCGGACTTTACGCTTCCGCTCCTGGATGGAAAGTCCATCGCACTAAAAGACTTTCGCGGCAAGCCGGTCCTGATCAATTTCTTCCACTCCACATGATCACACTGTCAACGGGAGGCTCCCGTTCTGGCAAAGATCTACCAGCAGTATAAGGGCAAGGGCCTCGTGATGCTGGGCGTGAACGTCGCCTGGGATAACGAAGCCAGCGCGCGGAAATTTGTTGAAGAGTACAAGGTTCCTTATCCCGTAGGACGCGACAGCACCGGTGATATCGGCCGGCGTTATCAAATCGAGGGTACGCCGACCACCATTATGGTCAATAAAGACGGGAGCTTATATGGACGCTCGGTCGGGGCAATGACGGAGGAGGAGTTTCAAAAGTCTATCGATGTCCTTCTCAATCAGAAAGGGAAGTAA
- a CDS encoding (5-formylfuran-3-yl)methyl phosphate synthase produces MKLMISVRDEQEAVAALAGGADIIDVKNPAEGSLGAGRPETIAAIVRAVQAAAPVSASIGDVPNLPGTVALAGLGAATCGVRLVKVGLLGTRTGAEAANLLDAVSGALRMANGTVGLVACAYADAALVGSLDPLELPEAAAPFAEGCLIDTAIKDGRTLFQCLPEATITRFIQQCHDRGLFCALAGSLQQADILRALALGADIVGVRTAACEGGQRSGSISTKLVERLKASLSSHLKSPCVPLL; encoded by the coding sequence ATGAAGCTCATGATCAGTGTGCGGGACGAGCAAGAGGCGGTAGCCGCTTTGGCCGGTGGAGCCGATATCATCGATGTCAAGAATCCGGCCGAGGGATCGCTGGGCGCCGGGCGACCGGAGACCATCGCAGCGATCGTAAGGGCGGTCCAGGCCGCCGCCCCTGTCAGCGCATCGATCGGCGACGTCCCGAATCTTCCAGGAACCGTGGCGCTAGCCGGCCTGGGGGCGGCCACCTGCGGTGTTCGACTCGTCAAGGTGGGATTGCTGGGGACCAGGACAGGAGCAGAGGCGGCCAACCTGCTCGATGCCGTCAGTGGCGCATTGCGGATGGCGAACGGTACAGTGGGTCTGGTAGCTTGCGCCTACGCCGATGCCGCCCTTGTTGGTTCGCTCGATCCGCTTGAGCTTCCTGAGGCCGCCGCCCCCTTTGCCGAAGGGTGCCTCATCGATACCGCCATCAAAGATGGGCGAACCCTTTTCCAGTGCCTTCCGGAGGCGACCATCACCCGCTTCATTCAGCAGTGCCACGATCGGGGGCTCTTCTGCGCCCTGGCGGGCTCCCTGCAGCAGGCAGATATCCTCAGAGCCCTAGCGCTCGGCGCCGACATCGTCGGCGTACGAACCGCAGCCTGCGAGGGAGGACAGCGAAGCGGCTCTATTTCCACGAAGTTGGTGGAACGCCTGAAAGCGAGTCTCTCTTCGCACCTCAAATCCCCCTGTGTCCCCCTTTTGTAA
- a CDS encoding NADH-quinone oxidoreductase subunit J, translating into MEWLVFVPLAAMALITAVLVIVMRNPVYCALSLIGTFFALSGIYLLLQAQFIAVVQVIVYAGAIMVLFLFVVMLLDLGHELPAWLQRDRPRLLLGIGVALLLLVELAIPIGFRTPHGPQGLYTSELVGAIGNTQVVGRLLFTDFLIPFEITSIILLIAIIGVMVLARR; encoded by the coding sequence ATGGAATGGCTGGTGTTCGTTCCGCTGGCCGCAATGGCGCTCATCACTGCGGTTCTGGTCATCGTCATGCGAAATCCGGTCTACTGCGCCCTCTCGCTTATTGGGACGTTCTTCGCACTGTCGGGGATCTATCTGCTGTTGCAGGCGCAGTTCATCGCTGTCGTGCAGGTGATCGTCTATGCCGGAGCGATCATGGTCCTGTTCCTGTTCGTGGTCATGCTGCTCGACCTGGGTCATGAACTACCCGCCTGGCTGCAGCGAGATCGGCCCAGGCTCCTGCTCGGCATCGGTGTGGCTCTGCTCCTACTTGTTGAGTTGGCGATCCCTATCGGCTTCAGGACTCCTCACGGTCCCCAGGGCCTCTACACTTCAGAACTCGTGGGCGCCATCGGAAATACTCAAGTCGTCGGCCGTCTCCTGTTCACCGATTTTCTCATCCCATTTGAGATCACTTCTATAATCCTGCTCATTGCCATTATTGGCGTCATGGTCTTAGCCAGGAGGTAG
- the nuoK gene encoding NADH-quinone oxidoreductase subunit NuoK, with the protein MTATVPLSAYLILSAVLFVIGVIGVLIRRNVLVIFMAIELMLNAVNLTFVAFSRFLHSMDGQIIVLFVMAVAAAEVAVGLAIIIALHRNKESLNVDEINLLKG; encoded by the coding sequence ATGACAGCAACCGTGCCTTTGAGCGCATACTTAATACTTAGCGCTGTCCTCTTTGTCATAGGGGTCATCGGGGTGCTGATCCGGCGTAATGTGCTGGTGATCTTCATGGCGATTGAGTTGATGCTGAATGCCGTCAATCTCACCTTTGTGGCCTTCTCAAGGTTTCTCCACTCGATGGATGGACAGATCATTGTGTTGTTTGTGATGGCGGTGGCCGCAGCCGAGGTAGCAGTAGGGCTGGCCATCATCATTGCACTGCATAGAAATAAAGAGTCCTTAAATGTGGACGAGATCAATCTCCTTAAAGGCTAG
- a CDS encoding ribbon-helix-helix domain-containing protein, whose amino-acid sequence MPRKVRKQIYLDPHHAQLLKQLARDLGVSEAALIRQAVDQQAAHLTPLRRDPAAWQQERAFIERLIQDGTVPGRRTWKRDDLHER is encoded by the coding sequence ATGCCCCGTAAAGTGCGAAAACAAATCTATCTTGATCCCCACCATGCGCAGCTCTTGAAGCAGTTGGCGCGTGATCTCGGGGTGTCGGAAGCGGCGCTCATTCGGCAGGCCGTGGACCAACAGGCGGCCCACCTTACACCCCTCCGCCGCGACCCAGCCGCCTGGCAGCAAGAGCGGGCCTTTATTGAACGCCTCATCCAGGATGGCACCGTCCCTGGCAGACGGACCTGGAAACGGGATGATCTCCATGAGCGGTGA
- a CDS encoding redox-sensing transcriptional repressor Rex: MKAIKIPEKTVTRISIYLRCLEELEHEGTASVSSTQLADRFGLNSAQVRKDLACFGQFGIRGLGYYITPLRHSLEEILGLKRAWDVALVGLGNLGSALMTYKGFHEKGFKISAVFDRDPAKIDRRVEGVQVMDIGAIVPVIRKRKIKMGILAVRAAGAQAVLDALVEGGVIAVLNFAPTQLTAPDSVKIQNVDLSALLKTLSYHIAQTERPNSRTP; this comes from the coding sequence ATGAAAGCGATTAAGATTCCCGAGAAGACCGTGACCCGGATTTCGATCTACCTGAGATGCTTAGAGGAGCTGGAGCACGAAGGGACGGCGAGCGTCTCGTCCACGCAACTGGCCGATCGTTTCGGCCTGAATTCCGCCCAGGTGCGAAAGGACTTGGCATGCTTTGGCCAGTTCGGCATCAGGGGTTTGGGGTACTACATTACCCCCCTTCGGCATAGCCTGGAGGAGATTCTCGGACTCAAGCGGGCTTGGGATGTAGCCTTGGTCGGGTTGGGGAACCTGGGCTCTGCGTTAATGACCTACAAGGGGTTCCATGAGAAAGGATTCAAGATCTCTGCCGTGTTCGATCGCGACCCGGCCAAGATCGATCGGAGGGTTGAAGGGGTCCAGGTGATGGATATCGGGGCGATCGTCCCGGTTATCCGCAAGCGGAAGATCAAGATGGGCATCCTGGCTGTTCGTGCCGCTGGTGCCCAGGCTGTCCTCGACGCTCTAGTAGAGGGCGGGGTCATCGCAGTCTTGAATTTCGCCCCCACCCAACTGACAGCCCCCGATTCGGTCAAGATCCAGAATGTTGACCTATCGGCTCTGCTGAAGACACTGAGCTATCATATCGCCCAGACGGAGCGGCCGAACTCCCGCACGCCTTGA
- the nuoL gene encoding NADH-quinone oxidoreductase subunit L produces MMIWLIPVVPLVGSLVVGLMGRRMQRGLVTGIACGATSLSLLLSLMAFVRLLQMPAEGRLLRSSLGSWIASGDFSVSFGFLFDPLSAIMALVVCGVGLLIHIYSIGYMQEDRDYHRFFSLLNLFLAEMLVLVLADNYLLLFVGWEGVGLCSYLLIGFWFERPAAASAGTKAFLVNRIGDGAVVVGLIWMILLFGSLDFQTVFTEAPTVLAHGSVTAMLLTLLLFIGATGKSAQLPLYVWLPDAMEGPTPVSALIHAATMVTAGVYLVARSAPLFQLAPVSLEIVAWVGGLTALYAASIALVQTDIKRIIAYSTISQLGYMFLGLGVGAYAAGIFHLMTHAFFKALLFLSAGSVIHALAGEQDIRKMGGLRKSLRVTTGSFLVGALANAGIAPFAGFWSKDEILFAAYTSGHRLLWVIGVLTAAGTALYMFRLYFLAFEGKSRLDAHTLKHLHEAPWSMRLPLVLLALGSATVGFVGFPPESGPFQRFLGSVFPVPVHEASVEPSSGVVLAVATLVMALLGIGVAFWCYLRDPTRPEALVARYPALHRTLFHKYWVDELYDKVVIHPIVTSARAISESFDARIVDGSVNGIATLAIRAGSMLRRLQTGYVPTYILSILVGAVVLLGYLAFYG; encoded by the coding sequence ATGATGATCTGGCTGATTCCCGTTGTTCCGCTGGTGGGAAGCCTCGTCGTCGGTCTGATGGGCCGCCGGATGCAGAGAGGGCTGGTGACGGGTATCGCCTGCGGCGCCACATCGCTTTCGTTGCTCCTTTCCCTGATGGCCTTTGTCCGTCTCCTTCAGATGCCGGCGGAAGGACGCCTGCTTCGCTCCTCCCTCGGCTCCTGGATCGCCTCCGGCGATTTCTCGGTCTCGTTCGGGTTCCTGTTCGATCCCCTCTCTGCCATCATGGCGCTGGTGGTGTGCGGCGTGGGCTTGCTGATACATATCTACTCGATCGGCTATATGCAGGAGGACCGCGACTATCACCGCTTCTTCTCGCTGCTCAACCTCTTCCTGGCTGAGATGCTGGTCCTGGTCCTGGCCGATAACTACCTCCTGCTCTTTGTGGGATGGGAGGGGGTGGGCCTCTGTTCGTACCTGTTGATCGGCTTCTGGTTCGAACGACCTGCTGCGGCATCCGCCGGGACCAAGGCCTTCCTGGTGAACCGGATCGGCGACGGCGCCGTGGTTGTGGGGCTGATCTGGATGATCCTGCTGTTCGGGTCACTGGACTTCCAGACCGTGTTTACAGAAGCGCCGACCGTGCTTGCGCACGGCTCTGTTACCGCAATGCTTCTCACCCTCCTTCTCTTCATCGGGGCGACCGGTAAGTCGGCGCAACTCCCACTGTATGTCTGGTTGCCTGATGCGATGGAGGGACCTACGCCGGTCTCGGCGCTTATCCATGCTGCTACCATGGTGACGGCAGGCGTCTACCTGGTCGCCCGTTCGGCTCCCCTGTTCCAGCTTGCGCCTGTGAGCCTGGAGATCGTGGCCTGGGTCGGTGGCCTCACGGCCCTCTATGCCGCAAGCATCGCCCTGGTTCAGACCGACATCAAACGGATTATCGCCTACTCGACCATCTCCCAGCTCGGCTACATGTTTTTAGGCCTGGGAGTCGGGGCATACGCCGCAGGGATCTTTCACCTGATGACGCATGCCTTCTTCAAGGCCCTTCTCTTCCTATCGGCCGGGTCGGTGATTCATGCGCTGGCCGGCGAGCAGGATATCAGGAAGATGGGGGGGCTGCGGAAGTCCCTCCGTGTCACTACCGGCAGCTTTCTCGTAGGCGCGCTGGCTAACGCCGGCATCGCTCCCTTCGCCGGCTTCTGGAGCAAGGACGAGATCCTCTTTGCCGCCTATACCTCGGGACATCGGCTGCTCTGGGTCATTGGGGTGCTGACCGCGGCGGGCACTGCCTTGTACATGTTTCGCCTCTATTTCCTTGCCTTCGAGGGGAAGTCGAGGCTTGACGCGCATACGCTTAAACACCTGCACGAGGCGCCGTGGAGCATGCGCCTGCCGCTGGTGCTGTTGGCGCTCGGGTCGGCGACCGTCGGGTTTGTCGGTTTCCCGCCAGAGTCAGGCCCGTTTCAGCGATTCCTGGGTTCGGTTTTCCCGGTCCCGGTGCATGAGGCCTCGGTCGAGCCGAGCTCCGGGGTCGTGCTTGCGGTTGCGACTCTTGTAATGGCCCTGCTGGGGATCGGCGTGGCCTTTTGGTGCTATCTTCGGGATCCTACCAGACCCGAGGCGCTTGTCGCGCGGTATCCTGCGCTGCATCGCACCCTCTTTCACAAATATTGGGTTGATGAGCTGTACGATAAGGTCGTAATCCACCCGATCGTTACCTCCGCTCGCGCCATATCGGAGTCGTTCGATGCGCGCATAGTCGACGGGTCAGTCAACGGCATCGCGACACTTGCAATACGGGCCGGCAGCATGCTGAGGCGACTTCAAACCGGCTATGTTCCAACCTATATCCTTTCGATCCTGGTGGGTGCCGTGGTCCTCTTGGGATACTTGGCGTTTTATGGATAG
- a CDS encoding NADH-quinone oxidoreductase subunit M gives MSQAGGPILSTLIVLPLLGVLLLTIVDGAREGLIKRLALAVSGLDLLLSLIVYVRFDPAQAGMQFVERASWIPSIGSSYFLGVDGISLPLLLLTTFLTPIAILASFSGIASRVKAYMICMLLLLSGMIGVFVALDLVLFYVFWEGMLIPMYFLIGVWGGPRRIYATLKFVLFTMAGSVLMLLAMIALAFLHQESTGQLTFDLLELIGGSISYGTQLWLFAAFGLAFAIKVPMFPFHTWLPDAHVEAPTAGSVLLAGVLLKMGTYGFLRFALPLFPEAAVAFTPLISALAVIGILYGALVAMVQDDLKRLIAYSSVSHLGFVMLGIFAMNVQAVEGSILQMVNHGLSTGALFLLIGMIYERRHTRMIEEFGGLSRTLPRFALCFLVVTMSSIGLPGLNGFVGEFLILTGTFRVHKGFAVIATLGVILAAVYMLWMWQRVMWGKSRRAENLTLNDIGCREMAILVPIILLILWIGLNPNPLLRRMDASVIHLLDGMRIAATSEVQIPPSPPFVKGGWGDLVRSAN, from the coding sequence ATGAGTCAGGCGGGAGGACCGATCTTATCGACGCTTATTGTGCTCCCTCTGCTTGGCGTCTTATTGCTTACGATTGTCGACGGAGCGCGTGAGGGGCTCATCAAGAGGCTCGCACTGGCCGTCTCCGGCCTAGACCTTCTGCTCTCTCTCATCGTATATGTGCGCTTTGATCCCGCTCAGGCCGGTATGCAGTTCGTTGAGCGGGCGTCGTGGATCCCTTCGATCGGGAGTAGCTATTTTCTCGGAGTTGATGGGATCAGCCTTCCACTGTTGCTCCTCACGACGTTTCTCACGCCTATCGCTATCCTCGCCTCTTTCTCCGGGATCGCGAGTCGGGTAAAAGCGTATATGATCTGCATGCTGCTGCTCCTAAGCGGCATGATTGGAGTGTTTGTTGCCCTGGATCTGGTGCTTTTCTACGTCTTCTGGGAGGGGATGCTGATCCCGATGTATTTTCTGATCGGCGTCTGGGGCGGCCCGAGGCGAATCTATGCCACCTTGAAGTTCGTCCTCTTTACGATGGCGGGAAGCGTCCTGATGCTGCTGGCGATGATCGCCCTCGCCTTCCTGCATCAGGAGAGTACAGGTCAGTTGACGTTTGACCTCCTGGAGCTGATCGGCGGGTCGATTTCATATGGGACGCAACTGTGGCTCTTCGCCGCCTTTGGCCTCGCCTTTGCCATCAAGGTGCCGATGTTCCCGTTTCACACATGGCTTCCGGATGCCCACGTAGAGGCGCCTACGGCGGGAAGCGTCCTATTGGCCGGGGTTCTCTTGAAGATGGGGACCTATGGTTTCCTCCGATTCGCGCTCCCGCTCTTTCCGGAAGCGGCCGTCGCCTTTACTCCTTTGATCTCTGCGCTTGCCGTGATCGGTATCCTGTACGGCGCGCTGGTTGCCATGGTTCAGGATGATCTCAAGCGGCTGATCGCCTATAGCTCAGTAAGTCACCTGGGGTTCGTGATGCTGGGCATCTTTGCCATGAACGTGCAGGCCGTGGAAGGGTCAATCCTCCAAATGGTCAATCATGGCCTCTCCACTGGCGCTCTCTTCCTGCTGATTGGGATGATCTATGAGAGGCGCCACACAAGGATGATAGAGGAGTTCGGTGGACTCTCCCGGACACTCCCTCGCTTTGCCCTCTGCTTCCTGGTTGTGACCATGTCGTCCATTGGCCTGCCAGGCCTGAATGGGTTTGTGGGCGAGTTCCTGATCCTGACGGGGACATTCCGCGTCCATAAAGGATTTGCGGTGATCGCTACCCTTGGGGTCATTCTGGCAGCGGTCTATATGCTCTGGATGTGGCAACGCGTGATGTGGGGGAAAAGCCGACGGGCTGAGAATCTCACGCTCAACGATATCGGCTGTCGTGAGATGGCGATACTGGTCCCGATCATCCTGCTCATTCTATGGATTGGCCTGAACCCAAATCCCCTCCTCAGAAGGATGGATGCGTCGGTCATTCATCTCCTGGATGGGATGCGGATCGCGGCAACGTCCGAGGTGCAAATCCCTCCGTCCCCCCCTTTCGTAAAGGGGGGTTGGGGGGATTTGGTGCGGAGCGCGAATTGA